In Spirochaeta thermophila DSM 6578, the following proteins share a genomic window:
- a CDS encoding metallophosphoesterase family protein: MERVTIAHVSDPHISLTEEMPYGVDVKKNFLDVLDHVHATGCDLIVVTGDLCFRDASARVYHWVREALERPGHRFLVLAGNHDDPRILESVFPLTAPDLARGPGYSWWIRIGGWEIGGLDTSEGRITSEVAAWYLTHRERSPSSILFTHYPPFPCGVPHMDRNYALANPREAIGILGEGALVFCGHYHNDRVVVREGITAFLTPSTFFQIDPHSEDLVAVHTRGWREIVLTLEGIQTTVHWV, from the coding sequence ATGGAACGCGTTACCATTGCGCACGTGAGCGATCCTCACATAAGCCTCACGGAGGAGATGCCGTACGGGGTGGATGTGAAGAAAAACTTCCTCGACGTGCTCGACCACGTCCATGCCACAGGATGCGACCTCATCGTGGTCACCGGAGACCTCTGCTTCAGGGACGCCTCTGCCCGGGTGTACCACTGGGTGAGAGAGGCCCTGGAACGTCCGGGGCACAGGTTCCTCGTGCTCGCGGGCAATCACGACGACCCGCGCATCCTCGAATCGGTCTTTCCCCTCACCGCCCCCGACCTCGCGCGCGGCCCCGGCTACTCCTGGTGGATCCGGATCGGGGGATGGGAGATCGGCGGTCTCGACACCTCGGAGGGCCGAATCACGTCTGAGGTGGCCGCCTGGTATCTCACACATCGAGAGCGATCCCCCTCCTCCATCCTCTTCACCCACTACCCGCCCTTCCCCTGCGGCGTACCCCACATGGACAGGAACTACGCCCTCGCCAACCCCCGGGAGGCGATCGGGATCCTCGGTGAAGGCGCCCTCGTCTTCTGCGGGCACTACCACAACGATCGCGTGGTCGTCAGGGAGGGCATCACCGCCTTCCTCACCCCCTCCACGTTCTTCCAGATCGACCCCCACAGCGAGGATCTCGTCGCCGTGCACACGAGAGGGTGGCGCGAGATCGTCCTCACCCTGGAAGGGATCCAGACCACCGTCCACTGGGTGTGA